From Impatiens glandulifera chromosome 7, dImpGla2.1, whole genome shotgun sequence:
GTGAAGATTGAATTAAGAATGATCAACGGTTGGTGTCACCGCATATTATTGTGAGAAAGTGACAAGCCAAGAACCAACTCAATTGCATAATACGATAAATTCCTGTGTCCAGATAAATTTAATGTTACACTATTTTTACTAACTACTAGTTTTTTCAGTATACCCAATCCAATCCAttcaatttatctttttatttgttataaattaaacagtttattcatttaaccgattatgtatatttgattatttatagaTAGTATTTTATTCGTTAAAATTACCGTAATAACTTATTACatctaatttatttgtatttatcaACTAAATCGAACTAACTATAAACCAGGCATAAAATCATATCCACTTTTtctgtttaaaaaatatatataatatataaaaatatgggttatttaagtaaaattacacacattttctaattaaatttaaaattttaattttatatactaaaatattttatttaatttatctaaataaacaattttttattattaaatatccaATTTGTTAGATGAAGCGTTATTTATGGTGAAATTCTAACCGATAATATgtgtatgaaaaaatattgtattatgatTAGCCCCATATGTGTCACGAATAAGTTGAATCAGCAACTCGAtcacttacttttgtattgtcAATTAGTGACTaatatttgaagtcttttatGAAGTATTACTAAGATTCATTGAGTGATGCCTGAGTCTTTAGGTAGTTGTTggaaagtttggattgatgcgtcTGATGTGACAtgcctacatatttgggttattatcctaattatttttggGTGGACTATCTGATTTGAGAGAAATCACCGTAGTTGTCCGATACGTTTCaatcataatactattattatgactcTTTCTAAGATTCGTTCAGGAAAGTCAGTAGAGTCTGTCggggatttaatcatttttttcaaaatttaaaagctcgataacttattgtGTACCAtttttttcatgtcatgttttttcattgtgtttaaacaatttttttcatttttaatatacatcgacatttttccaaataaataaataaataaacagttAAAAATCGGGTCGACCTGAAATAATCCAAAATAGATACGTCAACtctttacaatatatattttttttaaattaaaggagaactagcatgacacccacaACCATGACTtccacttaaactcaaaacgatTTAAGATGAAATCGAACCGTaacattttgatctcttaaaccGACTCTTAATTACTATTGATCTACCTTAGTGAAGTAATCttctataattttcttttgttgagttttgtgtttttcttttttattcactcatttttgtatgtaagatttttttaaatggatttGTGATTtagcttcatttttattttattttgatgtcattttaatttaaaacaagatatatgaattaattacatcGACTTAAATCAAGTTAGGTTCGAGTTGAGTTAGGTAATCGGGTCGGATTCAGGTCAATTACAAATAATCATGTTTATTTCGGTTAAAGATTTTAACCCGAATTACTGAACAAATTAATTTGAGGTTAGTATCGTATAACTCATTAACATGTCAATCTAAATCTCACCCGAATTGCTACTTTGTcttatctaatttttatttttattttttagccTCACCTTCATCATCTCCtaagtttgaaatatttgtcttttttttctttcatttgtttATAGCCTTATGGAACACCAACACGAGAGTTTGAaacaattttgtaatattttaaagaagAGACTAAATTGCAAAAAAGAATATAAGTGAAATAAAATCTATTAATACTTACATTTCAGCACAAGGCACAAAAAATAATCTTCTTCAACCTCGAAATCATTATCGTGTTTTTGTTTTGACGAATCAGGTACAACTTCTCCCATGGGTAACATTTGAACTAATCGAAGAGGAAATCAAAGATCTACTAGGGCTCTTTGGTaccatgtttttttttgtttttttatttttatctcaaaattcaatcatttcttttatcatttcaacaatttaattactcattttatatatttaaatatcaaaattactcttttatttaattatataaaactattttatttttaaaaaataaagaatatttttaacttttaaccaaaaaaacataatttttcggaaaaaaataaaaaaagaccATTATAATCATGATATCAAAATAACACTCATCTTGGGTGGACTTACTAATTAAATGTTTTCCGCagttattcacttcgataaataGCAATACTCACCATCGTCATATATTCAACTGAGGCATCCTAATAGAGCGTTAGACTTGAACCTTGTTCCTACATGACCCGATCAATTCGTTAGATCACATCTTTTCAAGGAGAGCTAATGATTGTCAGGTATTTTGGTGTTTCACTCGCCAATACTAATCCAACTTATTTCACAAATGAGACTAATTAagcaattaacaaaattatttgttacaaataaatatctagggtagtataaaataaaattctgtccataattatatttgaaaacttgtaacaaattatataaataaatatgtattctttacattttcaaatattagttatatatatatataaattcatttgatcttaatattaaataaattgactCTCAATATTGCAGTTTGGACAGATTGGTATTTGGTGCGGCCATGAATGGACTAGGAATCGGGTTATCTTCACCGACAGTTCTACAAATCGCCGCCTTCCCAAGTAGAAGAAACCCTAAATTCCATTTCCCTCTCATTTCAACTTCTGAATATTTCTTTCGTAGATCATCCTCCAGTACTGTAACCGCTATCACCGTGGAGGAGATTCCACCGAATGCATTCTGTCGGCAGCGGGATTCAAATTGGAGAGGAGGTTTCAGTCTAGGGATAGACTTGGGAATGTCACGGACTGGCCTTGCCATAAGCAAAGGCTTCTCTGTCCGCCCACTTACTGTTAAGAAATTAATCATCTTTCAGAGCTGCTTCATCTAATCTATATATCATTCTTAATTCATGCTgttcttgttgttgttgtgggTATCACAGACTTTGGACTTGCGGGGGCAGAAGCTGGAGCTCAAAATCCTTGACATTGCAGAGCAACAAGTacatattgtgttttttttttgttttttttaatgtgaaaagtagggtttagggtttacaAAATGATTGATGAATAGGAAGTTGATGAATTTATAGTGGGGATTCCAAAGTCTTGTGATGGGAAGGAGACTCAACAGTCTAATAAGGTTCGAAGTGTTGCTGGAAGGCTTGCAGTTAGGGCAGCTGAGAGGTCAAAATCTTTATACTTGTAGTAGTTGTAGTttgtagaagaagaagatctcTTTTTAAGCCATTAATTAATAAGCAAGCTTCTATTAATTAACTGCAGGGGATGGAGAGTGTATTTGCAAGATGAATATGGGACATCATTAGATGCTATGGATCATATGCTTAACCTGTAATTTGGATTCAGATAGCAAAACAAAgagtgttttcaaataggctAATCTTGAGAATATATCTATAAGCATAATGAaagattatgttatatatttacaGGGGCATTCGCAAGTCTGTTCGACAAGGAAGCCAAGATGCATATGCTGCAGTGGTATGTAGTAATGTATATTCATGTTTTTCGATTTACTGCCAATATTAGAAGGAAAAGctttggtttgattgatttgttttgttaatGCTAAACTGGTCATTGTTGAATTGCAGATGGTGCTCGAGAGATACTTCTCAGTATCAGGTGAGAGTTTAGAACTTGTAGTTCCTAAGCAGTTGGAACTCCAGGAAAACCTAAAATCATGGGCGGACAGGCAAGCTAAACAAACAGGATTATTTTCAGAGGATTTTTAAACTTCTTAAAAATGTGTAGtagatatatatgttttattcttttaaaaatgttattagaaGAAATCGAATAtgagatatttgatttttgttaTGATACTTTTGAAAGTACTTTTATAAAGGGATCATTCTAAACCTgatattagaaagaaaaaaattaacttgGATAGAACAGAGTTACAGCAATTGCAcaacaatttttaaaagaaattgagCATACCCAATTAATTACATAGAAAGTGAGACAAAATGAAAACATTACAATGAACTATAGCTATTTTTGCACTTCAAAAACTGTGACATAAGTATTAACAGATAATGGTTAAAAGAACAACCTTTAGCTACAACTATAAACttcatacatacatacatacaaagGTGAGGAATCCTCAAATTGGGTTTATTAGTTGGAAACCTCATCACAGACACAGCCTACAACTTAAAAACAGGACTAAGGTGGGATAGAAAACCGATGTATAATTCGCTGCCAGAACATTTGACCTTGTTTTTCATGAGTCTTTAAAGCTCTATGGTGGGACCCAATAACATTTGTTCCATTCCACCTTAGCAATTTGAACATTCTTCTAGTGGCTTTTCCATATAGTTTAAGCCCTTTCTATAAATTTATAGACCACTTCCCCTTTTACTATTAAGAGATTGAGCCACAGTTTACAGCAATCACTCATTCTTTAGCACACACTAACAGAATACTTAGGGTTTATCATGGTTCAGGATCTGCAGCTGAAACCGCAATATGAATTGAGACCCCACTAATTTAGGTTCATTCGTTCTTGATGATGCTAGTTTCAACTGAAGGCGTCTGAACAGTTCTTCATCCTGAAAGAGTGCCCATGCTGTGTGATGACAACGTGGCATCATCTAGACCAAGAAAGGGCAGCCCACAAGCCCAGTTCAGTATATATATTGGCAGATCGCTAGAACCCCTCCTCTGAGAATAGCAAACCTCagaaagtttaaatataatagagTTCAATGATAAATATGACATCTTTTGATTTAAAACAAAAGAAGCAATCATGCAAATTACATATAGTCTATGACCACCAAGGACAGAAGAATTTTCTAATAGCTATCTTTCATGAACCGAATTGTCATAATCACAAATTATCCGAAACAACTTCTGACACGCAAAAGAAATGCAATACAAATCCtctttttaatgtttaaaatgttatagAGTAATTTGGTattaatgatttgaatgataatggataaaatctaaataatccttcatcaaacaaggcctaagtgtTCATCAGTTGATGTCATGCCTAGAGTTCACAAAATCTAAAGACTCAAGTTTAAAGGAGCAAAAGGGGATGGTGAAGAAGCAATTCCTAATAAGAAAATGATGGACTGAAATGTAACATTTAACAGAGAGAGGACAGGGGAAAATAGAATATTCATGGATGGTAAGTGTATACCTTAGAAACATGTAGATCTATTCATATTGATGAAAATCTACACGAGATCAATACTTGGAATAATTGTTGAAAGGAGATTATACGATGCCCTTGTGTGCAAGTCGCCATCAATGGGAAGAGATGAGAATTCACTCTCCAGAGTGGAATAAGCATCCGCAAAAGCCTACCATAGGTAGTAAAGCAAAGATCACTCACTTTGTAAaaggaatttatttttattacagaGAATAATGAAATGTATGGCAATGGAGAGGAATCAAGGACTGTAGAAGATGCTTACAACTTTGACTCATTTACCAGTATTGCCAAACTCACCTTGATACACTGATGAATACGAAAGCAATTGCGGCCCACATTATTAGTTGGAAATAGCGGATCATCAATACAGATCGGGTCAATGCTACAAGATTCAACAGTGCGTCTTAGTATTTTGCTCATTTTAAGATTGAAAGCATCTCAATTAAGAAGTCTTTCCCAATACCTATATCCTCTTTCTCTGTTAATGTATAGTCCACTTCCCCGTACTGAAACACGCATTTGACGAGGATCAAACAAATTCCTATATTAAACATTATGATTAGCTGACCGAATTAGATACAACATGATGCAAGCTAAAGCATGTAATATAATGAAACATGAGTGAAATAACAATATGGAAAGAGCTTTGGACTCAcccaaaaaaatagagaaaatccATTAGGAGGCCACCAAAATTCTAcaacaaagaaaaataatgaattagtGACCATACTGCACCCCATAGgaagaaataaattaatgaacCATTGACCGGCGATGAAAGGAAAAAATCAAACACACATACctacaagaaaaaaaagacttaaaaacacttctttctttttttccttttgcTCCATGAGTACTACTAAATCAGACTAGATATGGTCATACACATGAAGAGCACTAAGAGGTTCATTGTCATGAAAACCATTTTAGGCCATTTTGTGatgacaaaatatttaaaagttatcaAATAAAAAGTTGAGTACTACTATATATGATTTTGGTTCAAATCACATTGTTTCATGGAGGGGGAAGAAACAAGCAAGGCCTTGGAATGATTCAATTAAAACATGAAAGTTAGTCAAACAGCAGTCACTTGTGTATTTCTATGAATTATTGCCTGACTAATGGACACCATTTTTCAAACATGAATAACGAATAAGA
This genomic window contains:
- the LOC124945205 gene encoding putative pre-16S rRNA nuclease, with product MNGLGIGLSSPTVLQIAAFPSRRNPKFHFPLISTSEYFFRRSSSSTVTAITVEEIPPNAFCRQRDSNWRGGFSLGIDLGMSRTGLAISKGFSVRPLTTLDLRGQKLELKILDIAEQQEVDEFIVGIPKSCDGKETQQSNKVRSVAGRLAVRAAERGWRVYLQDEYGTSLDAMDHMLNLGIRKSVRQGSQDAYAAVMVLERYFSVSGESLELVVPKQLELQENLKSWADRQAKQTGLFSEDF